The Pyxidicoccus xibeiensis genome includes a window with the following:
- a CDS encoding ABC transporter permease: MRTALAIARKELSIYFTTPWAYAVFTAMVALSSFFFVDLLQKFKQVQDMARLMGWEQLPPDYNVYRNLTDGVVVQLWGTILIITLFVAPFLSMRLFAEEKRNKTFELLMTAPVRPIEIVLGKYLGGLGVISATLGLTIVFPLLLSAFGKGESGAALEWSTVLLGYGGLLVWGATCMAVGLFISALTESQMLAAFLTFTVLLPWMLLSGVAQSVEEPLRSVLAYLSFDAQLQNMLKGVMDIQSMVFFASVIVFSLLLTHRTVEAQRWA; the protein is encoded by the coding sequence ACGGCGATGGTGGCGCTGTCGTCGTTCTTCTTCGTGGACCTGCTGCAGAAGTTCAAGCAGGTGCAGGACATGGCGCGGCTGATGGGGTGGGAGCAGCTGCCGCCCGACTACAACGTGTACCGCAACCTCACGGACGGAGTGGTGGTGCAGCTGTGGGGCACCATCCTCATCATCACCCTCTTCGTGGCGCCCTTCCTCTCCATGCGGCTGTTCGCCGAGGAGAAGCGCAACAAGACCTTCGAGCTCTTGATGACGGCGCCGGTGCGGCCCATCGAAATCGTGCTGGGCAAGTACCTGGGCGGCCTGGGCGTCATCTCCGCCACGCTGGGGCTCACCATCGTCTTCCCGCTGCTGCTGTCCGCGTTCGGCAAGGGTGAGTCCGGCGCCGCGCTGGAGTGGTCCACGGTGCTGCTGGGCTACGGCGGGCTCCTGGTGTGGGGGGCCACCTGCATGGCGGTGGGGCTGTTCATCTCCGCGCTGACGGAGAGCCAGATGCTGGCCGCGTTCCTGACGTTCACCGTGCTGCTGCCGTGGATGCTGCTGTCGGGCGTGGCGCAGTCGGTGGAGGAGCCGCTGCGCTCGGTGCTGGCGTACCTGTCCTTCGACGCGCAGTTGCAGAACATGCTCAAGGGGGTGATGGACATCCAGTCGATGGTGTTCTTCGCCTCGGTCATCGTCTTCTCCCTGCTGCTCACCCACCGCACGGTGGAAGCGCAGCGCTGGGCGTGA